AGCAAAAGGTTACCTCAATTTGTGAAATGATGGGCCGTATAATTGCTTTTAAGCTGACCCTTGCATTTGACTAAATGTTATTGTGTTTGTGGCTTTGTGCTCTAGGTGCGTCTAATGGGTGGAGATATAAGAATTGTTGACAAAGAGCCTGGTGAAAGAGGCACCTGCTTCAACCTCAATATCAAGCTTCCTACATATAAACCGGAGTCAGCAGACACTGAAGGAGAATTTCCTAGAGTGCACAGTGATCGCCATTCAAACGGATTTCAATCTTTTGCATCACTTCGGTCCCCTTCACCTAAACCAGAAGGATCTCATGTGGTACTTCTTATACAAGGCGATCAACGGAGGAAAATCTTGATGAATTACATAGAAAGCTTAAACATAAAAGTGTCATATGTAAAGCAAGGGAAAAATCTATTATCACATCTGGAGAAAATAAAGCACAGGTTGGACCTTTCCTATTTCAGTTTTTCAGAGAAAACCCAGATGGGTTTACTTGATTATATGGGCAAATCTGCATCTTTCAGTTCTGATTCAGGACCAATTGATGGGCCCTCATGCATCAAGGATGGAAGTGACCATGTTCCACTGCCTTACAGAAAGACCAACTCCAAAAGTTCACCAGGCATCATACTGATTGTGATTGATGCGAGTGCTGGTACTTTCTCTGAACTACGTTCAGCTGTGTTTAACTTCAGGAAGGACATTCAAAATTCACGGTGCAAGGTTGTATGGTTATATCATCCAACTGTGCATGGAACTCATtcaagagaccctccatgtgATCATATTGTATATGAACCATTTCACGGGTCACGCTTATATCAAGTACTAGGACTGATACCTGAACTAAGAAAATGCAACTTACCAAGGTTGATAGACCATAATTCCTCAAATGAACTTGACTGTGAAGATATGCAGTTGGGGATGCCTTCTTCTCATCACAGATCACTGAAGCAAATAGTGATCCATAAACCTGATGAGAAAAGCAGTGATATACCTTTGAATGGAAAGAAAACTCTGGTTGTTGAAGATAATGCAGTGTTACGCATGGTGACTATAAAAAAACTTTGTAGTCTTGGTGCAGAGGTAGAGGTATGTGTGAATGGAAAAGAGGCCTTTGATCACATCTGCAAAGTCTTAACTGATCATAGAAAGGGAGGACACTCCAATTCTCTCCCTTATGACTATATTTTCATGGATTGTGAGGTAATTTTACAAAACTCAtctcaatttcattttcatttaaaaaaagaaaatttccatCTTTGGTAATTCATATTTATGGAGAGTTTTGGAATAAAAGCTATAGACCTTGTATCTGCTATGATCTGACCAAACTGAATGATTTCCCAGGACTAACAAATACTGTATGTCTGTGTGGTAACTACCCTAGTATCTCAAATTTCAAGCTTTAACAAGTTCTGTCGATGTGTTTAAAGATTTCTCAAATAATATTTTGCAGATCCACAATGCCTTTCATTTCTACATGACAGAATTGGTATATTGTTCTTATTGCAGATGCCAGTAATGAATGGATTGGAAGCTACAAAACTGATAAGGGTGGAGGAACAACACTATGGCATCCATCTACCTATTGTTGCTTTGACAGCCTATGGAGAGTCAGAACAAATAAGCAAGATGCTTGATGCAGGGGTGGATATCCATTTAATTAAGCCATTAAAAGAGGACAAGTTGTTGGAAGCAATCAGATTTatcaacaataaacaataaacgtTTAAACTATTCTTGACATTAGTTATTCTTTTGGATCAGATCATAGTCACTAGCCAtcattttttgttcaatttgtaaaaataaaagtgtTTGGGTTCCATATTTCTTCGAATAAAAGTATATGTCTAGTTTTTTTATCAGGGCCTAtttttcatttgtgggtatcaCTCATTGTTAATGGATGATAATGGTTATGTGCTGATTGAATTCCCCAGAAACTGTCTTAGATGTGGTCTGCTTTATGTGATTACTAGAAAAAGTGTCACTAACACTTCCCTCGACGCACTAAAATTTGCTCTACTTCTGTGATTATTAGAAATTAGGTGTTCAGTAAAAATAGGGTAACCAATTTTCatgtaaacaaacaaaacaagaacaATCAAGCTTATTCTATGGTGCCTCATCAACCAACATGCAAGATTATGGAATTTACAAATAAAACTTTTAAGAGTCTTCCTTAGAAGCTAACCATGCATACATCAAAGGAAACCAGATATAGTACTACTATATATTAAAGCTTCACCACGAGTTAACACTCACCAAGTTGGGACACTGAAGGCCCCATGATTCTCCAACTTCACCAATTCTTTTTAACAAACAAATTACACCGACTGTCAAATTGTTAAAGGACAAGTAGTTTGCTTTATTATATCACTGCCAATTGAGTCCAAATATTTTGTCCCACACTTTCTGCTCCACTATATATtctacaaataaaaacatgccacatgtccatctaatttattaaatgctaaatttatgccttctattatttcaatttcctaaaataaataatccatcatatttaagtaattaaaataatagaaggcataaatttaacatttaataaattagatggacatgtgacatatttttatttgtgtagTATATAGTGGAGCAGGAAGtgtgggacagaagatttggactcctgCCAATTATGTAATTTGAAGAGCCAACACCATTTGTCTCACTCTTTCTGCTCCACTATATACtctacaaataaaaacatgtcacatgtccatctattttattaaatgctaaatttatatcttctatcatttcaattacctaaatatgattggtcatttatttatttattttaggaaattaaaataatagaaggcataaatttagcacttaataaaatagatagacatatgacatgtttttatttgtgaagtATATAGTGGAACAGAAAGAGTGGAACAGAAGATTTGAACTCAGCACAAAGTTagttgttcttttctttttcttttttacccttACAATCAATGGGAAGAGGGATTTGAAACTAAAGTTATTTACATGGGATACATTGAGATACAGGATTCTTTGGTGCGTTGTTAATTATATTAGTCGCAAACTTGCGTGATGCGTAGAAAAGTTtgacaatttgtttttttgttaattgaaaaatgaaaataataaatgagaCTTATAAGTATTAGTCTCAAAACCTtcttaaaatgatgtgattattttctaacaaaatgtAGTTGATACAATAAATTAGATTATCAAAATTAAGCtatctatatttgttatttgaaagtgGTTTAAAtttagtaagtttttttttttttttccttccttcaaggaaacataatgcattttaacttcaattattatataaggggaggtattttttaaataatgtaatgtgtgGTTAGAATTTGTTTTTCGTACTCTTTACAACGATTTATCATCTATATGTATTGAATGGCCTAAAGATGAAGCAGATATAAGTAAATATATCAtttagattaggaaaaaaatacaagaatttaataacatttaaaaaaaaatttatcaagaaTCTACTAACATTACGTTGagaatatgaaataattgtCAATGAAGTAATTTCTCTTTTTACATAAACCCCTCCTCTCAAAACAACATTGAAGTGGATCGAATGGATTAAAGTAGACTGAAATGAACCAATCTAAACCTAAAAAGATCAAATGAACCAAAATGGACCCAATAGACCGAATTGAAACAAAATGCTACACTGATGTAACTCAATAAGAACATGGAcatagtaacaataaatgctacacttCAACTTTAGATAATTAACTATAGATTTGCCAAGAATGAGAGAGCAAAGTGCTATTTCATCTACTATTGTAAAGAAAGAATGTTCAATGGATCCCATTACTAATTTCCCTCAAAACATTAAGGCTGGCTATTGTCTATAGAATCGTCACACAACGTCTTTTGGAAAATTGTTTTGCTTTGTAAAAAGAACTCATTATAGTTTATTTCACTGCAGCAAACAGAATTTGTTTcagctataatttttttttttttttttggtgcaaatTGTTTCATTTGGGTGCAGTCAGAGCTGAAATTAGATCGTAACAAGGCCCCATTTCTTAAACCTACAGGCCTTGGCAGAAACTATTCCTTCACGGAGACTAGTGACGTACTATTTACCTCTGTTTATCATTGTATTCTCAACCGTAGATCATACGTTAAATAACTGTATTTGCAGGCTTTTTTGCTAACAATAGTTATCTACTTGGTTAAGATCTATTGATGTTTTGAGGTTGGAAATAAGAATGATTCATGTTTTCGGAATACCCATGATGGTCCAAATTCATCATGCGGTTGCCAGTGAACTCTTTAAGGCTAATGAAGCTTCACCACCCTCATGTAAATGTCTCAATTTTATAACAGTTCCACTTCCACTATTTGGGGCCATTAGCAGAAGTGATGGGGAAAAAAATATCAGTCCAGACTCCGGAGTTTATATTAATATAGTTTGAACCACattgtcaaaagactcaaaacaacATCACAAAgctttttttcttgagaaagaAAGGTATTTTATTCCAAGCAGGCAACAATTGGGTTCCCTGGTGGAATGGTTTGCCACattaccaaaaatataaagcATTAAGTTCATTAGCAGGTTGATTCGtctaaagaaatttaaatttaatggtAAATGTAACATAAATACTAGAAGCCAAAATCCAGTAGGACATTTTTGCCATCAAATGCCAAAACTACTTCATAATTGTGATGATAAAACACAGACATTATCCTCTTTGATCTAATGGCTCAAATAGTCTGAAAGAGTTAAAGCAATCAGCCATGAAGTTCTGCTTTAAGCCTTCAATCGTTTTCTAAGAAAAACCTCCtattactaaaaataaacaagggaaaaaaattttggaccaCTTCATGGCCAACCTTTATGTCCAGAACCCTCAAGTCCCTTACAGTTCATCCTGCAAACATAGAGCACAAGAAAAAATATCAATACACagtttaaaacaaaacaaaaaatggtacAATTTCATTAGGAGGAAAGAAACCCTACATGTTTCTCATCTTCCTTGGTTTCAACCTCAGCATCGTCTTTGCTTTCATCCTTGGATTCAACATCAGAATCTTCACCTGCTTCATCTTCGGCGTCATCATCGTCATCCTCAGCCTGAAAAAAAGATTGGCAGAATTAGGACCACAGTAAACATTGCAGTTtcataatttccaaaaatcaGCTTGCTTGCGTGTAGACTTACATCAGAATCAGCTGGATCTTCCTTTGCTTCCTGGTAAAGAATTAAATTCAAGAGTTAGGAAGGAGCAAAGAAATAAGTACAAACACAAGTAGCATGGATGAAATACTCTTCTTCAGCATTTTGAACTGCCATGGGCAAATAAATTGAACTTTAAAAGCTTTCTTATGACAGAATATATGGGCAAAGAGTGTACCtcctcctctctcttcttctcagCCTCATCAAATGCTGCCTTCTCAGCCTGCAAAATCAATATATCTCAATCAAATTTCACCTTCAACAGAACAGATTCTAGTGTAGATTCAAAGATAAGAAGGAAGATGCAACTTACATCCTTGTACTTGCCCCAGGTGTCTTCTGCTAACTGCTTGGCATACTCTGCATCATCAGTAATCAAGACATTGCTGAACAAGGTACCAGATTTCACCTGCCAAGTTACACATCTTGCTTGTGAGAAAATAAGCTGGCGTGCAAACACAATAGTAACCCTCCCCTCCCCCGCCTTGccccaaaaaatataatttaaacataaattACCTGCCACAGTTCAATGCCAACATACTTCAACTTGGGGAAGACATATAGGTCTGGATCATCCTTGAAATCTGCTCAATAACAAaactaataagtattactgaatgccattaacaacaacaaactAATGGGCGTCACAGCACATCATTATGTGATTTGTAGATTTATATAATAAGTAACGAACCTGGGTTGTCAATCAATGGTGCCTTCCATTTCCCCTGGTAGTTGGGGTTCTTAATTTTCTGCATGGAGGAGGGCAAAGTTATCAataagcatgttctaaatcacaATACACATAAAAACTTGTACTAGAAATCTACAAACCTTTGCCTTCCATGGGCCCTTGTACTCAGGGTTGGCAATGGTTGGGGGTGTCCACTCACCATCTTCCTCATCATCCCAGTCTTCGGGCTGAAACAAACCATCTTGTTAGGAACTACACTTCTATTTCTTGCCCAGTAAAACGCAATCAATAACCACTACATCATAGATATTTTGAATAACAGGAAATTCAGTGTCTACCTTCTTGGCATCGGTATCAGGAATTTCCTTTGGGATGTCATCATAGCCCTATAAATGCAACAAATGAGTCAGATTGAATGTGATTTGTATAGAAATTAAGAGTTTTACGAATTTAGGATCAGTACCTCTGGCTTCTTGTCTTCAGGATCAGGAATGTACTCTTTGTCATCCCAATCTTCTGGCTGTCAACATTAATACAGTTGGGACAACATCAATATCTGAAACCAAAAGGAAAAGCTAAAGTAAAAGTCAGACTGAGCATGAATGAGTAATTACTTTCTTGGCCTCGGGATCCTTGATTTTCTTTGGAGGGAGAAGATCCCAATCAGAGTAGAGACTGCCGGTTTGCTTCTCCACATTGTCAATTAGGATGGTGTAGGTGGCATCTGGCTTGAGGATAAATGTATAGACATGAGTGAGTTGGTCGGTTTCACATGGAACATCCTTCTTGATCAAATGGTTTGTTTCATTGTAGTTGAGAATAGCATGCACTTTCTTGGTGCTGTAGCCACAGATATCTGGGCCAAACATGATACTGCAGAACAAACAATCATCGTATACCAAATCagcaaatttcaacaaaaatcaCCAAGCCTTAGTCCAAAAGAAAATGCCAAAATGGGAATTTTATTATCGACCTGTATGGGGTGTCACCACCGAATTTCTTTTGATCAATTCCATCGCTGAGTAGTTTCATGTACCCACCACCACAGTCAAGCTTTTGTTCATGCTTGACGGCAAATTGGAAGACTAGAGTCTTATCCTTATTGCTGAATTCAGGGAACTCAGCTGAAATAGCAAAGAATCTATAGTCTTCGCTTGTCTGGATACCTGTAAAGATGTTTAGAAATCTTAAAATGTGACAGTATATTGAAAACGCTAAAGATCAACTTAACGCATCAAATTTTACTCCAACACACACAAACATCATTTGAATTTGAAAGGGTACCTTTGATATCAGGGTTTCCAGTCCACTTCCCGGAGGTGTAGTTCCATTCTCCAGCCATGTTCTCATCTTTCTTCCAATCAGATTTAACCCACCGACTTTCCCATCCGTCTTTAGTGTATACATTGCACATTCAACACATGGAAATCAGTAGCGAGAAATCTCAACATACAAGAGCAAAATGAAAACTCAACGACACCAAAGCAAATAGTTTTCATTAGTCATATTCCAAGTTTTCAGTATTGTCCCCACATATATGTGAATGAGAAAGAATATACAATTATACACAAGATACCAATCTTCTCATATCCCTAACAATGGAATAACTAAGATtctttatatcttttttttatcgACATTGACTAAGGCTTGATTCTTATGGTAGACACGATaattgagctagagctcattgaaaaatatcagAGATTCAATAGCTTCGTTCTCTTTTCTTGTAAATCTAccgattatttatttatttttggcaaaTCACATATGCAACCTATGGATCTCGAACCCACATTTCA
This genomic stretch from Quercus lobata isolate SW786 chromosome 3, ValleyOak3.0 Primary Assembly, whole genome shotgun sequence harbors:
- the LOC115980062 gene encoding calreticulin, producing the protein MAFKGRRNPSFLSLLLLLSLLSIASAKVFFEERFDDGWESRWVKSDWKKDENMAGEWNYTSGKWTGNPDIKGIQTSEDYRFFAISAEFPEFSNKDKTLVFQFAVKHEQKLDCGGGYMKLLSDGIDQKKFGGDTPYSIMFGPDICGYSTKKVHAILNYNETNHLIKKDVPCETDQLTHVYTFILKPDATYTILIDNVEKQTGSLYSDWDLLPPKKIKDPEAKKPEDWDDKEYIPDPEDKKPEGYDDIPKEIPDTDAKKPEDWDDEEDGEWTPPTIANPEYKGPWKAKKIKNPNYQGKWKAPLIDNPDFKDDPDLYVFPKLKYVGIELWQVKSGTLFSNVLITDDAEYAKQLAEDTWGKYKDAEKAAFDEAEKKREEEEAKEDPADSDAEDDDDDAEDEAGEDSDVESKDESKDDAEVETKEDEKHDEL